Below is a genomic region from Apostichopus japonicus isolate 1M-3 chromosome 7, ASM3797524v1, whole genome shotgun sequence.
ACAGCTGTATCTGCCTGTGTTTGGTACTCTGGAAGGTATATGGCAATGATAGATGATGAAGAATTTTAATGGTGGATTGAACTCATGTTATATATTGAATGGGGTTTGTTGAACCATATCTTCTTGTGTTTGGTACTCTTCTGCCTGTATCTACCTGTTTTTGGTACCCAGTAGGGTATATGGCAATGATAGATGATGAAGAATTTTAATGGTGGATTGAACTCATGTTATATATGGAATGGGGTTTGTTGAACCATATCTTCTTGTGTTTGGTACTCTTCTGCCTGTATCTACCTGTTTTACCATATACCCAGTAGGGTATATGGCACTGATAGACCTGTGTTATGTACAATGCTTATGTAAATGTTAGTGGTGATGACTCGTATTCAATAGTTAACCAGACACTGCTCTTATTAATAACTGGGGTTTGTTCAACATCATTACAGTCTCCAGTGGCAAATAAATGTATCATAGAGCAATAGGCACAATTGGTGAGTATGTACAATACATCGATGAAGACAAAGTTAGTTTATCGATATGCAGGTCTCGATCAAGATTTTTAGAGGCACTTATTTACTCCAGAAGTCAGCTGAAAATGTGAGAATTGGGAGATCAGTTATGCTGTAAGACTTGCATCATGGATTTCATCTATTTGGTTAATGTGAAGCTTGTTCATACATGGCCAATAATTAGGATCTGTTTATGAACCTACCTGCATCTAAAAGGTACACATTTATAAACCGTATACGGATAGAGATTCATACCTTGGAGCAGTTTTGAAAGTGGATAATCTTCACTTTTTCGAAAAGCATGCGCATTCCTGGAGTAGCTATAGACAATGGTATTTAGTGATTCTTGTATACctcagggatgagactgagccggggaaaaaaaatctgaaatttatcgatcgccgtcctggcggaggggtttaaggggagtaggtgtccccctcccctttagaatttttttgtcaggtaaggagggcttagatgcaaaatggtggactctagatggaatctatcacatcacgtcactcgccaaaaaagtgtggaatttctgcttgtataatttatccattagcttttttgaaccaaaaaaaggcttttttcttgctttgtgctacttgattccaccactggtcaaattcggtgttccttcccttcacagtccagcatgttcggcaaaaaaaaaatcaaaaaaataaaaatcaaaaaaatcaaaaaatttaaattaaatcaaaaaaataataaaaaacgcgaattacgagaaaaaacgcgaaaatgaaaaaaaaaaaatcggaaatccgcgtttccgcggaagagtctcatgcctgataCCTGTGTGCATCACCCTGTAACATATTAAATGCGTcacattttaatattcaattaATATGCTTCGTACAATTATTCCATGTTTGTGTTTTGACAAATGTTTGATGCCAACTGCAAATCAGGGAATACTTTATCTGGTAGATTGCTTACCAGTGCAAAGATAGTAGAGTACTCTACCTAATAGTAGAGTGCTCTACCTGTGCAAAGTATAGCAGtttacctacagtatgtacagaaaCCATTGACAAAATTCAGCCTTCAAAACTACTAGATTTGAACTCTAAATTAAATTATTCCTCCAAGTTACACAACAGTTCATTAGACTCACTACTCAAAGTCTCATATTAAatcattttgaaaagttttgattttcatttctgtctgcaGTTCATACTAGTATGTAAATAGTCTGGGGCAATTGTGTAAAGAATTGAGTGGATTCAAACTTGTCAAATAAGAGGAATTACTAAAACAAATAAAGAGCTGCTTAAgagaatgttttgttttatgatcaCAATGAAAGTGACTGCTCTGCCTATTGCACAACTAATGGTGTCGACTTGTGAATGATACATGACTTCACCAccttcatactgtatatattagtCCTGTGCCAAATGACACAAGATGATGAAAGAAGTTTATTTGCTATAATGCTATGTAGGTTTCTCAGATCTGGACACCAAAAGTACAGCATGCATACATATACAGTTTTAACTTCAGATGAGCTGTATTAAAATGATCTATGTATTTCACATCCAATATCCGACATCAGTTGATGAGTCCCCACCAGCATTGAAAGCCAGGATTTGTTCCTATCCTTAAGTCAAAACAAGATCCAACATAATGTACACTATTGCAGAATaacattgtaaataaatattgtaataattatatatcttctaatattttgtaaataaatattagAAGAAAAGGTAAACAATACAACCTGTTAAAACCATCAGTTCTCAATATCTGATAAATGTGTTTGTGTCTCCATTTTCTACTCAATTTTGTGATTCATTGCAAACTTGGATAACTTGTAATATGCTCAGATTGAAAGATAACATCACCTTTGAAAATCTGAAAGTATTctccttttcatatttctgtGGTGAAAACATGTTAATGATACCAGCATAAAGAAGTCAAGTGCAAATCTAGGACAAGCTTGGAGAGCAGCCATTTGcaaatgaaatgtaaaacaTGACAGCTTTGAATAATATGAAGCGATTTCtgataacaaaataaatcaaagtaTCTACCAGctttgaatacatttttttgtACGAAGTACCAAATGTTCggttaatattaattaatatacatgtatgcaaGCGGCAAATCTTCATATATATTTGGCATACAAAATAGATTATGTTGTGATGCTTATTTTGCTGTCTAGCGATGGTGTACATTAGCTCATGCAAGTTATGTAACATCACAAACTGACACAGAGACATCGGACAGAGAGAGTGACTAATTACCAGGTTGTTTTGGATACATATTTATTCACGGGATATTTGGAGTAAAGGGGAAATTTCCCTAGACCTGTTCCTTGTCCTAAACTCAATAAATCAAGTACAACTTCTGacagaaaatattaataatacatgAAAAAAGAAACTGCTTAATCAAACATGTATGACTAATAAGGATTCTGGAAGGTTCATTAAAGGGGAACAAACTTGAAGGGGTTGGCCTATATAATGCCAATGCTGCAGTTAtaccatttttcaatgcatgcATTTATGACTTTTTACTTATGGAGTAAAAACCTGGTCAATACTGGCAAGCAGCTGCTCTATAGGGAGCTCAACATTTACTTTGGCAAACCCGCAACTACTGTATTGATTAGCcttaaaatgttctttgtttatataaGTTCTCCATTGAATCTCTTGTGTGGCTCAGGCCCGAGTTTGCCTAGTCCATCAATGTGCAACCAGACTGACACAAACAGTTACCATGATCACTGAAACAATTCTCAATGTGCAGCCAGACTGACACAAACAGTTACCATGATCACTGAAACATTTCTCAATGTGCAGCCAGACTGACACAAACAGTTACCATGATCACTGAAACAATTCTCAATGTGCAGCCAGACTGACACAAACAGTTACCATGATCACTGAAACAATTCTCAATGTGCAGCCAGACTGACACAAACAGTTACCATGATCACTGAAACAACTCAGGTGCACCTCTTTCAAACCCCTTTGCTGATTCTCCAGCCACATTTACAACCACTTTACCCCGAGTGTGACCATTTTCAACCTTTTTAAATGCTAAAGGCAGGTCCTGATAATCAAAAACTTCATCAATAGCAGGCTTTATCTTGCCATCCTCAGCCAGCTTAGCCACCTCTTTCAATGCAAATCCATTTGGTTGAGCAAATGCCCATCTGAATGTTGCCCCTGCCCCTGCAAATTTTCTTGACTTCTTAAAGAGTTCTAAACTTGATGAAAGTCCACCTAACAGAGGTCCCTTTTTGTCGATTTCATTGAGAAAAGGAGTTATAAGTGTAACATATTTTGCATAAGCTTTTTCTTTGATAACCTTGATAGCTAAGTCTTCAACTGCTTCTGTGGCTGCATTGAGGATGAAATCATATTTTCCATGTTTCAACAATTCTTGTAAAATGTTTGGTGATTTATAATCTACTGCATGGTGGGCTCCTAACCTATACATCAAATCAAAGGCATTTTCACTGCATGTTACAGTTACATTGGCTCCCCATGCATTCAGCAACTGGACACCAAATGTTCCTATTCCACCAGAACCACCAAAAATGAGAGCTCTTTTGCCTAAAGCGTTTTGGGGACGAAATTTTGCCACGGCATAAGCTGCACTCCAGTTAGTAATTGCCACATATGGTATGGAAGCAGCTTCGATATGGGTGAGATTCTTTGGCTTGCGGCTAAGTTCTTCCATTCCACAGACAACATATTCTGCGTGGCATCCTGCTTTGACAGCATTGACAGAAGTCCAGACTTCATCATCAACTGCAACGTCTTTCACTCCTTTACCAACATCGACCACTACGCCAGAGCAGTCACGACCAAGGGTCAATGGAAATTCATCTCCAGGTTTTACTCTGCGGGCTTTGTTCAGAAGGGCTGCAC
It encodes:
- the LOC139969936 gene encoding reticulon-4-interacting protein 1, mitochondrial-like, with the protein product MVCMRQGCVLLSKTISFREVLHRKSMESSLRNESANVYVSTKAKSNTRPMRLMLFSSSICTNHCRGTRPIHNQAVYGRSRFYSTQSAEPLTSSAWQIGKYGGNQVLQMVETLKPTVSKPHDVLIKVYAASVNPIDVRTRGGYGAALLNKARRVKPGDEFPLTLGRDCSGVVVDVGKGVKDVAVDDEVWTSVNAVKAGCHAEYVVCGMEELSRKPKNLTHIEAASIPYVAITNWSAAYAVAKFRPQNALGKRALIFGGSGGIGTFGVQLLNAWGANVTVTCSENAFDLMYRLGAHHAVDYKSPNILQELLKHGKYDFILNAATEAVEDLAIKVIKEKAYAKYVTLITPFLNEIDKKGPLLGGLSSSLELFKKSRKFAGAGATFRWAFAQPNGFALKEVAKLAEDGKIKPAIDEVFDYQDLPLAFKKVENGHTRGKVVVNVAGESAKGFERGAPELFQ